A genomic segment from Nicotiana tabacum cultivar K326 chromosome 9, ASM71507v2, whole genome shotgun sequence encodes:
- the LOC142164335 gene encoding salt tolerance receptor-like cytoplasmic kinase 1, with the protein MKLSTYCCERRLAAVYVEEFIWEYLSDMLLDDAFGWDDRIRVAIQLADLLAWLHERRIAVGSITASCIIVNAEMNIKVFDFGAVYHHVNEDSEIPPLYPVGRDAPEVFNRGKRTMKSDVYIFGLLLMELIAKKEFVFRYSQYEPVVDEVMFGRTHLVHKCFDEVDDQTASDITELTCRCLDVHPDKRPSIKSVFDALGKLRKVGEERK; encoded by the exons ATGAAGTTGTCTACGTACTGTTGTGAGAGGAGGCTTGCAGCTGTCTATGTTGAAGAATTTATCTGGGAATATTTGTCTGATATGCTTCTGGATG ATGCATTTGGATGGGATGATCGGATAAGAGTGGCAATTCAACTTGCAGACCTCTTGGCATGGCTGCATGAAAGGAGGATTGCAGTTGGCAGTATTACTGCTTCATGCATTATCGTAAATGCG GAAATGAATATTAAAGTGTTTGATTTCGGTGCCGTTTACCATCATGTCAACGAGGATTCTGAAATTCCTCCTCTGTATCCTGTTGGCAGGGATGCTCCAGAGGTTTTTAATAGAG GTAAACGGACGATGAAATCTGATGTTTATATATTTGGTCTTCTACTGATGGAGTTGATAGCCAAAAAGGAGTTTGTATTTCGTTATTCTCAATATGAGCCAGTCGTAGATGAAGTTATGTTTGGCAGAACTCATTTGGTTCATAAATGCTTCGATGAGGTTGATGATCAAACTGCATCAGATATCACAGAGCTGACTTGTCGTTGCCTAGATGTTCATCCAGACAAAAGGCCATCGATAAAGAGTGTTTTTGACGCTTTGGGAAAACTGAGAAAGGTAGGGGAGGAACGAAAATGA